A single Sulfurospirillum tamanense DNA region contains:
- the rraA gene encoding ribonuclease E activity regulator RraA gives MGFFTADFCDTCKEGIQVLGPGFSNFGGKKKMKGSLVTVKLNENNQELIRVLDEAGQGRVVVVDVQGVYVAVVGENLMKKALKNGWSGFVINGYVRDVHATKEIGVGLWALGTCPRKCPDLLPGFVDHTVEFGGVKFEPGAYVYADMDGVIVSKEALI, from the coding sequence ATGGGGTTTTTTACAGCAGATTTTTGCGATACATGTAAGGAAGGGATTCAAGTCCTCGGGCCAGGATTTTCGAACTTTGGGGGCAAGAAAAAGATGAAAGGTTCGCTTGTTACAGTCAAGCTCAATGAAAACAACCAAGAACTCATCCGCGTGTTGGACGAGGCGGGCCAAGGACGCGTGGTGGTGGTGGATGTGCAAGGGGTGTACGTGGCGGTTGTGGGGGAGAATTTAATGAAAAAAGCCCTTAAAAACGGGTGGAGTGGTTTTGTGATTAACGGCTACGTGCGCGACGTGCATGCAACCAAGGAGATTGGGGTGGGCTTGTGGGCGCTGGGGACTTGCCCCCGAAAATGTCCTGATTTATTGCCTGGATTTGTGGACCACACGGTAGAGTTTGGCGGTGTAAAATTTGAGCCAGGTGCCTACGTGTACGCGGACATGGACGGGGTGATTGTGAGCAAGGAAGCCTTAATTTGA